From one Streptomyces sp. SCSIO 30461 genomic stretch:
- a CDS encoding Lrp/AsnC family transcriptional regulator produces the protein MEELDRQIVELLVKDGRMSYTDLGKATGLSTSAVHQRVRRLEQRGVIRGYAAVVDPEEVGLPLTAFISVKPFDPSAPDDIADRLACVPEIEACHSVAGDENYILKVRVGSPIELEELLSQIRSLAGVSTRTTVVLSTPYEARPPRI, from the coding sequence ATGGAGGAGCTGGATCGTCAGATCGTCGAGTTGCTCGTCAAGGACGGGCGCATGAGCTACACCGACCTGGGCAAGGCCACCGGCCTGTCCACATCGGCGGTGCACCAGCGCGTGCGGAGACTCGAACAACGCGGTGTCATCCGCGGATACGCCGCTGTCGTGGACCCGGAGGAGGTCGGCCTGCCGCTGACGGCCTTCATCTCGGTGAAACCGTTCGATCCGAGCGCCCCGGACGACATCGCCGACCGGCTCGCCTGCGTGCCCGAGATCGAGGCGTGCCACAGCGTGGCCGGGGACGAGAACTACATCCTGAAGGTCCGCGTCGGAAGCCCGATCGAGCTGGAGGAACTGCTCAGCCAGATCCGCTCACTGGCAGGTGTCTCCACACGCACCACCGTGGTCCTGTCCACCCCGTACGAGGCACGGCCGCCGCGAATCTAG
- a CDS encoding acyl-CoA dehydrogenase family protein has product MPDRAPQPVDRILPTEESRDLIALVRELVQREIAPRAAEEEEAGVFPRDVFTLLSESGLLGLPYDSEFGGGDQPYEVYLQVLEELAAARLTVGLGVSVHSLSCHALANYGTKEQQADQLPAMLGGGLLGAYCLSEPSSGSDAASLRTKAVRDGDDWVINGTKAWITHGGVADFYTLLARSGGEGPRGITAYLVPGDAEGLSAAAPEKKMGMKGSPTAQLHFDGVRVPDARRIGEEGQGFAIALAALDAGRLGIAACGIGVAQAALDEALTYAAGRQQFGRPIADFQGLRFMLADMATKVEAGRSLYLSAARLRDAGKPYSRQAAMAKLFCTDAAMQVTTDAVQILGGYGYTADFPAERLMREAKVLQIVEGTNQIQRMVIARHLAGPESR; this is encoded by the coding sequence ATGCCCGACCGCGCCCCGCAGCCGGTGGACCGGATACTGCCCACCGAGGAGTCCAGGGATCTCATCGCCCTGGTCCGTGAGCTCGTCCAGCGGGAGATCGCCCCCCGCGCGGCCGAGGAAGAGGAAGCGGGCGTCTTCCCGCGGGACGTCTTCACTCTGCTCTCCGAGTCCGGACTGCTCGGACTGCCGTACGACTCCGAGTTCGGCGGCGGTGACCAGCCGTACGAGGTCTACCTCCAGGTCCTGGAGGAGCTCGCCGCCGCCCGGCTCACCGTCGGGCTCGGTGTGAGCGTGCACTCCTTGTCCTGCCACGCCCTGGCCAACTACGGCACGAAGGAACAGCAGGCCGACCAGCTGCCGGCGATGCTGGGCGGCGGGCTGCTCGGCGCCTACTGCCTCTCCGAGCCGTCGTCCGGCTCGGACGCCGCCTCGTTGCGCACCAAGGCAGTGCGGGACGGGGACGACTGGGTCATCAACGGCACCAAGGCGTGGATCACACACGGCGGCGTCGCCGACTTCTACACCCTTCTCGCCCGCTCCGGAGGCGAAGGGCCGCGCGGGATCACCGCCTACCTCGTGCCCGGAGACGCCGAGGGGCTGAGCGCGGCCGCGCCCGAGAAGAAGATGGGCATGAAGGGCTCCCCGACCGCGCAACTCCACTTCGACGGTGTACGCGTCCCCGACGCGCGCCGTATCGGTGAGGAGGGCCAGGGGTTCGCGATCGCGCTGGCGGCGCTGGACGCCGGGCGTCTCGGCATCGCGGCCTGCGGTATCGGCGTGGCCCAGGCGGCGCTTGACGAGGCCCTCACGTACGCCGCGGGCCGGCAGCAGTTCGGCCGCCCCATCGCGGACTTCCAGGGCCTGCGCTTCATGCTCGCCGACATGGCCACCAAGGTCGAGGCGGGCCGCTCGCTGTACCTGTCCGCCGCCCGGCTTCGGGACGCGGGCAAGCCGTACTCACGGCAGGCGGCCATGGCCAAGCTGTTCTGCACGGACGCGGCCATGCAGGTGACCACCGACGCGGTGCAGATACTGGGCGGCTACGGCTACACCGCCGACTTCCCGGCCGAGCGGCTGATGCGCGAGGCCAAGGTGCTCCAGATCGTCGAGGGCACCAACCAGATCCAGCGGATGGTCATCGCCCGTCACCTCGCTGGGCCAGAGTCCCGCTGA
- a CDS encoding SCO1431 family membrane protein, which translates to MSATTAAGTRARTGGPEDNGPKILEHILGWTLVVVIAMFVTQTGLL; encoded by the coding sequence ATGAGCGCGACCACCGCAGCCGGTACCCGTGCCCGTACCGGAGGCCCCGAGGACAACGGACCCAAGATCCTCGAACACATCCTGGGCTGGACCCTCGTGGTCGTCATCGCCATGTTCGTCACCCAGACCGGGCTGCTCTGA
- a CDS encoding peptidase C39 family protein: MTGTASRRTVLSAALAAAAGAGGAAPSAAQGAAAAARTVDNHFWATQGDWSRGATAGVRLVTGTRPGVAIGSSVRRTTYRDPHTGRTSPWECGSWTSPSHRPGAPATEIVVSWNAHTPAGTWMQVELTGIYSDGGAMPWYVMGRWASGDGDIRRTSVDGQGDGRTSVSTDTLSVDAPASGLRIASYRLRLTVFRTPGTTRTPTVWRVGAMASAVPDRFTVPASAPGLVRELKVPRYSQNIHIGRYPQYDNGGEAWCSPTSSQMIIEYWGRRPTAQDLAWVDPAYTDPQVCHAARHTYDHQYEGCGNWPFNAAYAATYRGMNGVVTRLQSLTELESLVRAGIPAITSQSFLKGELTGAGYGTAGHLMTVIGFTAAGDVIANDPASPSNPAVRRVYRRREWENIWLRTKRRNAAGKVVSGTGGVCCLYWPESPTSAQRGALAALGVH; the protein is encoded by the coding sequence ATGACCGGAACCGCTTCGCGCAGAACCGTCCTTTCCGCCGCACTCGCGGCCGCGGCCGGAGCGGGCGGGGCGGCCCCGTCGGCCGCGCAGGGAGCCGCTGCCGCCGCCCGCACGGTGGACAACCACTTCTGGGCGACCCAGGGCGACTGGTCCAGGGGAGCCACCGCGGGCGTCCGCCTCGTCACCGGCACCCGCCCCGGGGTGGCCATCGGCTCGTCCGTACGCCGTACGACCTACCGTGACCCGCACACCGGGCGCACCAGCCCCTGGGAGTGCGGGAGCTGGACCTCGCCCTCGCACCGCCCCGGCGCTCCGGCGACCGAGATCGTCGTCTCCTGGAACGCCCACACCCCGGCCGGTACCTGGATGCAGGTGGAGCTGACGGGCATCTATTCGGACGGCGGCGCGATGCCCTGGTACGTCATGGGGCGCTGGGCGTCCGGCGACGGCGACATCCGCCGCACCTCCGTGGACGGCCAGGGCGACGGCAGGACCTCCGTCTCGACCGACACCCTCTCCGTGGACGCCCCTGCGAGCGGTCTGCGGATCGCCTCCTACCGGCTGCGGCTCACCGTCTTCCGTACCCCGGGTACCACCCGCACCCCGACCGTCTGGCGGGTCGGCGCGATGGCGTCGGCCGTCCCGGACCGGTTCACCGTGCCCGCGTCCGCTCCCGGACTCGTGCGCGAGTTGAAGGTGCCGCGCTACTCCCAGAACATCCACATCGGCCGGTATCCCCAGTACGACAACGGCGGCGAGGCCTGGTGCAGCCCCACTTCCTCGCAGATGATCATCGAGTACTGGGGCCGGAGACCCACCGCGCAGGACCTCGCCTGGGTCGATCCCGCCTACACCGACCCGCAGGTCTGCCACGCGGCTCGCCACACCTACGACCACCAGTACGAGGGCTGTGGCAACTGGCCCTTCAACGCCGCATACGCCGCCACTTATCGGGGCATGAACGGAGTGGTCACCCGCCTCCAGTCGCTCACCGAGCTGGAGAGCCTCGTACGTGCGGGCATCCCGGCCATCACCTCGCAGTCGTTCCTCAAGGGGGAGCTGACCGGCGCCGGATACGGCACCGCCGGGCATCTGATGACCGTCATCGGTTTCACCGCCGCGGGCGATGTGATCGCGAACGACCCCGCGTCCCCCAGCAACCCGGCAGTCCGCAGGGTCTACCGGCGGCGCGAATGGGAGAACATCTGGCTGCGCACCAAGCGCCGCAACGCCGCAGGGAAGGTGGTCTCCGGCACGGGCGGCGTCTGCTGCCTCTACTGGCCCGAGTCGCCGACCTCGGCCCAGCGCGGAGCCCTCGCCGCACTGGGGGTCCACTGA
- a CDS encoding AAA family ATPase produces the protein MDIATQGSTAPADLAWVRGVDAYTMGAYPQAEEEFRAAVRLDPEMADAWLGLHALRVDTTTALLRMYRHRERFGEQRARHRRTLNSWYWLGWWVQPVLESPRDLLLAHASHWLDGRHVPELDRALAGLPPIDADPQVRFLHACRAYLVKDWEQLVRHTAPLVDDPLLGIEAGLFGGMARVRLEMYGQAEPLLSAALMRCRSEQPQRKELRYWLARAHEGTGRSAAALPLYRAVHRVDPAFMDTSARLAAIAEYDDGGGFDGLNGFEGPGGSAGLAAVSLAGSGYCQDTIDGVPPEPEVPLPPETRFGGEQQPQLGAPAPAAPVPGVREKSGVPAQSAPPSYPSGPTDPVLLAEALAELERMVGLEPVKRQVKALSAQLEMARLRAGQGLPVQPPKRHFVFSGPSGTGKTTVARILGRVFYALGLLGGDHLVEAQRSDLVGEFLGQTAVKANELIDSALGGVLFVDEAYSLSNSGYSKGDAYGDEALQVLLKRAEDNRDHLVVILAGYPEGMDRLLTANPGLSSRFTSRVDFPSYRPLELTAIGEVLAAANGDGWDEEALDELRSISGHVVDQGWIDELGNGRFLRTLYEKSCAYRDLRLTGYPGTPTRGDLATLRLPDLMQAYGEVLSGRGPADRGPQDASGL, from the coding sequence ATGGACATCGCCACGCAGGGCTCGACTGCCCCGGCCGACCTCGCTTGGGTGCGCGGTGTGGACGCCTACACCATGGGCGCGTACCCGCAGGCGGAAGAGGAGTTCAGAGCAGCGGTCCGGCTCGACCCGGAAATGGCGGATGCCTGGCTCGGCCTGCACGCCTTACGCGTCGACACCACGACGGCGCTGCTGCGGATGTACCGCCATCGGGAGCGCTTCGGCGAGCAGCGTGCCCGGCACCGGCGCACCCTGAACTCCTGGTACTGGCTGGGCTGGTGGGTGCAGCCGGTGCTGGAGAGCCCGCGCGATCTGCTGCTTGCGCACGCCTCGCACTGGCTGGACGGCCGCCATGTCCCCGAGCTGGACCGGGCACTCGCGGGGCTGCCGCCCATCGACGCCGACCCCCAGGTGCGGTTCCTCCACGCCTGCCGCGCGTATCTCGTCAAGGACTGGGAGCAACTGGTCAGGCACACGGCACCGCTGGTCGACGACCCCCTGCTGGGCATCGAGGCGGGGCTTTTCGGGGGCATGGCGCGGGTGCGTCTGGAGATGTACGGGCAGGCCGAGCCGCTTCTGTCGGCGGCGCTGATGCGCTGCCGCAGCGAGCAGCCGCAGCGCAAGGAGCTGCGCTACTGGCTGGCCCGCGCCCACGAGGGCACCGGGCGGTCCGCCGCCGCGCTGCCGCTGTACCGGGCGGTGCACCGGGTCGATCCGGCCTTCATGGACACGTCGGCACGGCTGGCCGCCATCGCCGAATACGACGACGGCGGCGGATTCGACGGGTTGAACGGCTTCGAGGGACCGGGGGGATCCGCCGGGCTGGCCGCGGTGTCGCTCGCGGGTTCCGGCTACTGCCAGGACACGATCGACGGCGTACCTCCGGAACCGGAGGTTCCGCTCCCTCCCGAGACACGGTTCGGCGGGGAGCAGCAGCCTCAGCTCGGCGCACCGGCCCCGGCGGCACCCGTGCCCGGAGTACGGGAGAAGTCGGGTGTGCCCGCCCAGTCGGCACCGCCGTCGTACCCATCCGGTCCCACCGACCCGGTGCTGCTCGCCGAAGCACTGGCCGAACTGGAGCGGATGGTCGGGCTTGAGCCGGTGAAGCGGCAGGTGAAGGCGCTGTCCGCGCAGTTGGAGATGGCCCGGCTGCGGGCGGGGCAGGGGCTGCCGGTCCAGCCGCCCAAGCGCCACTTCGTCTTCTCCGGGCCGTCCGGAACCGGCAAGACCACCGTGGCGCGCATCCTGGGCCGGGTGTTCTACGCGCTGGGCCTGCTCGGCGGGGATCATCTGGTGGAGGCGCAGCGGTCCGACCTGGTCGGTGAGTTCCTCGGACAGACCGCGGTCAAGGCCAACGAGCTGATCGACTCGGCGCTCGGCGGGGTGCTGTTCGTGGACGAGGCGTACTCCCTCTCGAACAGCGGGTACAGCAAGGGGGACGCCTACGGCGACGAGGCGCTCCAGGTGCTGCTCAAGCGGGCCGAGGACAACCGCGACCACCTGGTGGTCATCCTGGCGGGGTATCCGGAGGGAATGGACCGGCTGCTCACCGCCAATCCCGGGCTGTCCTCGCGGTTCACCTCCCGCGTGGACTTCCCTTCGTACCGTCCGCTGGAGCTGACCGCGATCGGCGAGGTGCTCGCCGCCGCCAACGGGGACGGCTGGGACGAGGAGGCGCTCGACGAGCTGCGCTCCATCAGCGGTCATGTGGTCGATCAGGGCTGGATCGACGAGCTGGGCAACGGGCGATTTCTGCGCACCCTGTACGAGAAGAGCTGCGCGTACCGGGACCTGCGGCTCACCGGCTACCCGGGCACCCCGACCCGCGGCGATCTGGCGACGCTGCGGCTGCCCGATCTGATGCAGGCGTACGGGGAGGTGCTGTCGGGCCGGGGCCCTGCCGACCGCGGGCCGCAGGACGCTTCGGGGCTGTGA
- a CDS encoding hemolysin family protein: MSLLQLLFALLLVLANGFFVGAEFALVSVRRSQIEPLASGGSARARQVLHGLENLPQMMAAAQFGITVCSLTLGAVAEPTVAHLLEPVFHAVHVPEALIHPLGYVIALAVVVFLHLVIGEMLPKNLAMAAPEKTALWLAPALVGFARLCRPVTVGLGACARVVLKLFRVEPKDEVEAVFTSDQLGQLVEDAGQAGLLDPEEQERLEDALELGSRPVTDVLIARSSLVTVPPSVTPRQIEELTVRTGYSRFPVRGEGSGPFMGYLHVKDVLDLEDGERAVPQRVWRPMATLRTELPLDDALTVMRRAATHLAQVADGSGRVLGLVALEDVLEMLVGEVRDPAHQVAPAPRRPVTSTVLAAQPAEAGPVIPVDAVLGAVGTEAPAR; this comes from the coding sequence ATGAGCCTGCTCCAACTGCTGTTCGCCCTGCTCCTCGTCCTGGCCAACGGCTTCTTCGTGGGCGCCGAATTCGCCCTGGTGTCGGTGCGGCGCAGCCAGATCGAACCGCTGGCGAGCGGGGGTTCGGCACGGGCCAGGCAGGTACTGCACGGGCTGGAGAACCTGCCTCAGATGATGGCCGCCGCGCAGTTCGGCATCACGGTCTGCTCGCTGACGCTGGGCGCGGTGGCCGAGCCGACCGTGGCGCATCTGCTGGAGCCGGTCTTCCACGCCGTGCATGTACCCGAAGCACTGATCCACCCGCTCGGCTATGTGATCGCGCTGGCGGTCGTGGTCTTCCTGCACCTCGTCATCGGCGAGATGCTCCCGAAGAACCTGGCGATGGCGGCTCCGGAGAAGACCGCGCTGTGGCTCGCACCGGCGCTCGTCGGTTTCGCCCGGCTGTGCCGCCCGGTGACCGTGGGGCTCGGGGCATGTGCCCGCGTCGTGCTGAAGCTGTTCCGGGTCGAGCCGAAGGACGAGGTCGAAGCCGTCTTCACCAGCGACCAGCTGGGGCAGCTGGTCGAGGACGCGGGCCAGGCCGGTCTGCTCGACCCGGAGGAGCAGGAGCGCCTCGAAGACGCACTCGAACTGGGCAGCCGCCCGGTGACGGACGTCCTCATCGCCCGGTCGTCGCTGGTGACGGTGCCACCTTCGGTGACTCCCCGTCAGATCGAGGAGCTGACGGTGCGCACGGGCTACTCGCGCTTCCCGGTCAGGGGCGAGGGCAGCGGCCCCTTCATGGGATATCTGCACGTCAAGGACGTGCTCGACCTCGAAGACGGCGAGCGGGCCGTGCCCCAGCGGGTGTGGCGCCCCATGGCCACGCTCCGCACGGAGCTTCCGCTGGACGACGCGCTGACCGTGATGCGCCGTGCCGCCACCCATCTGGCCCAGGTGGCCGACGGGTCGGGCCGGGTGCTGGGCCTGGTGGCTCTCGAGGACGTGCTGGAGATGCTGGTCGGTGAGGTACGCGACCCGGCGCACCAGGTCGCTCCTGCCCCGCGCCGCCCCGTGACGAGCACGGTCCTGGCTGCCCAGCCTGCGGAGGCCGGGCCGGTGATCCCGGTGGATGCCGTGCTGGGGGCCGTGGGCACTGAGGCCCCGGCTCGCTGA
- a CDS encoding hemolysin family protein: MIVPLLLLCAAFVLILANGFFVAAEFGLVTVERADAERAAAEGDRRAGGVVRALRELSFQLSGTQLGITITSLVVGMLAEPALAELLSGPLTAVGIPDGAVSGVAVVIGMLLASAVQMVVGELVPKNWAVSRPLQVARFVAGPQHRFSALFRPVIALLNAVANRLVRMLGVEPADELASARTPGELVSLAHHSARAGALEQDTAELFVRTLSLGHLTAQNVMTPRVKMSALQSDATAADVLNLTRATGLSRFPVYRDRIDEIVGMVHLKNALAVPAHARLRTPVGRIAVPPLLVPETLPVRQLLERLRSEQPIAVVVDEYGGTAGVVTLEDIVEEIVGEVRDEHDVHEADGRPELAPVAPEDGRPAWEADGSCRVLTLRRIGLDVPDGPYETVAGLVADLLGRIPAAGDKAELPGWKLSVRQVDRYRAERVKLVRTTEVPDVMEGVR, translated from the coding sequence ATGATCGTCCCGCTACTGCTGCTCTGTGCGGCATTCGTGCTGATCCTCGCGAACGGCTTCTTCGTGGCCGCCGAGTTCGGCCTGGTCACGGTCGAGCGTGCCGACGCGGAGCGCGCCGCGGCGGAAGGCGACCGCCGTGCCGGCGGTGTCGTACGAGCCCTGCGCGAGCTGTCGTTCCAGCTCTCCGGCACCCAGCTCGGCATCACCATCACCTCCCTGGTCGTCGGTATGCTCGCCGAGCCCGCGCTCGCCGAGCTGCTGAGTGGGCCGCTGACCGCGGTGGGGATACCCGACGGGGCTGTGTCCGGGGTCGCCGTGGTCATCGGCATGCTGCTCGCCTCCGCCGTCCAGATGGTGGTCGGGGAACTCGTACCCAAGAACTGGGCGGTGTCCCGGCCGCTCCAGGTCGCCCGGTTCGTGGCCGGTCCGCAGCACCGTTTCTCCGCGCTCTTCCGACCCGTGATCGCCCTGCTCAACGCCGTCGCCAACCGCCTGGTGCGGATGCTCGGCGTGGAACCCGCCGATGAGCTGGCATCGGCCCGCACTCCCGGCGAGCTGGTATCCCTCGCCCATCACTCGGCCCGTGCCGGGGCGCTTGAGCAGGACACGGCCGAACTGTTCGTACGGACCCTGTCACTGGGCCATCTGACCGCCCAGAACGTCATGACCCCGCGGGTGAAGATGAGCGCCCTCCAGTCCGACGCGACTGCGGCGGATGTCCTCAACCTCACCCGGGCCACAGGACTCTCCCGCTTCCCCGTCTACCGTGACCGCATCGACGAGATCGTGGGCATGGTGCACCTGAAGAACGCGCTCGCCGTTCCGGCGCACGCCCGGCTGCGCACCCCGGTCGGCCGTATCGCGGTGCCGCCCCTGCTCGTCCCGGAGACCCTGCCGGTGCGCCAGCTGCTGGAGCGGCTGCGCAGCGAGCAGCCCATCGCCGTCGTCGTCGACGAGTACGGCGGCACGGCCGGAGTCGTCACCCTGGAGGACATCGTCGAGGAGATCGTCGGCGAGGTACGCGACGAACACGACGTCCACGAGGCCGACGGGCGGCCCGAGCTGGCCCCCGTCGCGCCCGAGGACGGCAGGCCCGCCTGGGAGGCGGACGGCAGCTGCCGGGTGCTCACCCTGCGGCGGATAGGACTCGATGTACCCGACGGGCCCTACGAGACCGTCGCCGGCCTGGTCGCCGACCTGCTCGGCCGAATCCCCGCCGCGGGCGACAAAGCGGAGCTGCCGGGCTGGAAGCTCTCCGTACGGCAGGTGGACCGCTATCGCGCCGAGCGCGTCAAGCTGGTGCGCACCACCGAGGTCCCGGACGTCATGGAGGGCGTCCGATGA
- a CDS encoding PH domain-containing protein, with protein sequence MSSSSSSSVDQQELPTLPVTFRPTRTRAVLLTVGAVMFAVITAVALALERLSTGERISFVFIALLFFGVLALLSRPKVVADEQGVTVVNLTRSRRLDWAEILRVNLRPGDPWVFLDLSDGTSLPVLGIQPGIARHHAIRDARALRALTDARGTDTEHG encoded by the coding sequence ATGTCTTCGTCTTCCTCGTCATCCGTGGACCAGCAGGAACTTCCCACACTCCCGGTCACTTTCCGGCCCACCCGCACCAGGGCGGTCCTGCTGACCGTGGGCGCGGTGATGTTCGCCGTCATCACGGCCGTCGCCCTCGCCCTGGAGAGGCTCAGCACGGGGGAGCGGATCAGTTTCGTCTTCATCGCGCTGCTGTTCTTCGGGGTGCTGGCCCTCCTCAGCCGCCCCAAAGTCGTCGCCGACGAGCAGGGCGTGACCGTGGTGAACCTCACCCGCAGCCGACGGCTCGACTGGGCGGAGATCCTCCGGGTCAACCTCCGTCCGGGTGACCCCTGGGTGTTCCTCGACCTGAGTGACGGCACCAGCCTGCCCGTACTCGGCATCCAGCCCGGAATCGCCCGGCACCATGCCATCCGGGACGCGCGGGCCCTGCGCGCACTCACCGACGCGCGCGGTACCGATACGGAGCACGGCTGA
- the hisG gene encoding ATP phosphoribosyltransferase, with protein sequence MLRIAVPNKGSLSGPAGEMLHEAGYLQRKDSKELVLVDPENEVEFFYLRPRDIAIYVSSGRLDIGITGRDLLLDSGAGAEEILQLGFARSTFRYATKPGTASGVEGFGGLTIATSYEGIVAKHLADNGIDASVVHLDGAVETAIELGVAQIIADVVETGTSLRNAGLAVIGDPILTSEAVVIRRTGAEAGDPKVEQFLRRLQGVLVARSYVMMDYDCRVEHLEQAVALTPGLESPTVSPLHHEGWVAVRAMVPAKEAQRVMDDLYALGARAILTTAIHACRL encoded by the coding sequence ATGCTGCGCATCGCCGTTCCCAACAAGGGTTCACTCTCCGGACCTGCGGGGGAGATGCTCCATGAGGCGGGTTACCTCCAGCGCAAAGACTCCAAGGAACTCGTCCTGGTCGACCCGGAGAACGAGGTCGAGTTCTTCTACCTGCGCCCGCGCGACATCGCGATCTACGTCAGCTCGGGCCGTCTCGACATCGGCATCACAGGCCGCGACCTGCTTCTCGACTCGGGCGCCGGCGCCGAGGAGATCCTCCAGCTCGGATTCGCCCGCTCCACCTTCCGCTACGCCACCAAGCCCGGCACCGCGAGCGGCGTCGAGGGCTTCGGCGGACTGACGATCGCCACCTCGTACGAGGGCATCGTGGCCAAGCACCTCGCGGACAACGGCATCGACGCCTCCGTCGTCCACCTCGACGGCGCCGTCGAGACCGCGATCGAGCTGGGCGTCGCCCAGATCATCGCCGACGTGGTGGAGACCGGCACCAGCCTGCGCAACGCGGGACTCGCCGTGATCGGTGACCCCATTCTCACCTCGGAGGCGGTGGTCATCCGCCGCACCGGCGCGGAGGCCGGCGACCCGAAGGTCGAGCAGTTCCTGCGCCGCCTCCAGGGGGTCCTGGTCGCCCGCTCCTACGTGATGATGGACTACGACTGCCGGGTCGAGCACCTGGAGCAGGCGGTCGCCCTCACCCCGGGCCTGGAATCGCCGACCGTGTCCCCGCTGCACCACGAGGGCTGGGTCGCGGTGCGCGCCATGGTCCCCGCCAAGGAGGCACAGCGCGTCATGGACGATCTGTACGCGCTGGGTGCACGTGCGATCCTGACCACGGCGATCCACGCCTGCCGCCTCTGA
- a CDS encoding phosphoribosyl-ATP diphosphatase has product MSKKTFEELFTELQHKAANGDPATSRTAELVGKGVHAIGKKVVEEAAEVWMAAEYEGKEAAAEEISQLLYHVQVMMVARGISLDDVYAHL; this is encoded by the coding sequence ATGTCCAAGAAGACGTTCGAGGAGCTCTTCACCGAGCTCCAGCACAAGGCAGCCAACGGCGATCCCGCCACCTCCCGCACCGCCGAGCTCGTGGGCAAGGGCGTCCATGCCATCGGCAAGAAGGTCGTCGAGGAGGCCGCCGAAGTCTGGATGGCCGCCGAGTACGAGGGCAAGGAGGCGGCGGCCGAGGAGATCTCTCAGCTGCTGTACCACGTCCAGGTGATGATGGTTGCCCGCGGGATCTCCCTGGACGACGTCTACGCACACCTCTGA
- the ribH gene encoding 6,7-dimethyl-8-ribityllumazine synthase has protein sequence MSGKGAPELSVRNCGDLRVAVIAAQWHEKIMDGLVDGALRALHELGIDEPTLLRVPGSFELPVVAKVLAGRGYDAIVALGVVIRGGTPHFEYVCQGVTHGLTQVSIDTGVPVGFGVLTCDTEAQALDRAGLDGSNEDKGHEAVTAAVATAATLRSVSEPWR, from the coding sequence GTGAGCGGCAAGGGCGCACCCGAACTGTCCGTACGCAACTGCGGAGACCTCCGCGTGGCCGTGATCGCGGCCCAGTGGCACGAGAAGATCATGGACGGCCTCGTCGACGGCGCCCTGCGCGCGTTGCACGAGCTCGGCATCGACGAGCCGACCTTGCTGCGGGTCCCCGGCAGCTTCGAACTCCCGGTCGTCGCCAAGGTGCTCGCGGGCCGCGGCTATGACGCGATCGTGGCTCTCGGGGTCGTCATCCGGGGTGGTACGCCCCACTTCGAGTACGTGTGCCAGGGCGTCACCCACGGCCTCACCCAGGTCTCGATCGACACAGGCGTCCCCGTCGGGTTCGGTGTGCTCACCTGCGACACCGAGGCGCAGGCCCTCGACCGCGCGGGTCTGGATGGCTCCAACGAGGACAAGGGGCACGAGGCGGTGACCGCCGCTGTGGCCACGGCGGCGACCCTCCGTTCAGTATCTGAACCCTGGCGTTGA